One stretch of Kogia breviceps isolate mKogBre1 chromosome 18, mKogBre1 haplotype 1, whole genome shotgun sequence DNA includes these proteins:
- the ZNF324 gene encoding zinc finger protein 324A isoform X2, which translates to MAAAQTDPAQALLSRPVGSARVGSPLLAAKRGLMAFEDVAVYFSREEWALLDAAQRALYRRVMLENFTLLSSLGLSVSRPRVVLQLECGEEPWVLSGTDVTLARTAQRRPSPASHPADSLPHQPLLEAPALAALEGELQGPPPGRGETCSASLCGLRRCPSSLTTSSVGPFVHVFIVERLPWPVPFAALGTQPCQIAPGPAFVGLTLLGERQSGSGVGSPHLAEDRDVSGEAALPGAFRDGLSLAPTRVLPSAGASERRKSLEGRRGASPSRERKPTGVSVIYWESGEASVSLRLTSSLRAPPGEKALADHPTPGKQPRASERQKPYAREAPGKAFPAAPEAQGGRGMGAAWREPQRLLDVPEPPAWAELGEALHTGPGLLSGEKPFECRACSKVFVKSSDLLKHLRTHTGERPYECAQCGKAFSQTSHLTQHQRIHSGETPYTCPACGQAFRHSSSLVRHQRIHTAEKAFRCAECGKAFSHRSNLSQHRKIHAGGRPYACARCGRSFCRNAHLIQHERTHTGEKPFACALCGAAFSQGSSLFKHRRVHTGEKPFACAQCGRAFSHSSNLRQHRLLHTGERPFRCSDCGKAFAKGAVLLSHRRIHTGEKPFVCAQCGRAFRERPALFHHQRLHTGEKPARRPRAGPLPQARPPSGASSEGTLGREAGPTAASGPATVPKTADP; encoded by the exons ATGGCGGCGGCGCAGACAGACCCGGCGCAG GCCCTGCTGTCCCGGCCGGTTGGGAGTGCACGCGTGGGATCCCCACTTCTAGCAGCTAAGCGG GGCCTGATGGCCTTTGAAGACGTGGCTGTGTACTTCTCCCGGGAGGAGTGGGCGCTCCTGGATGCAGCCCAGAGGGCTCTGTACCGCCGCGTGATGCTGGAGAACTTCACCCTCCTGAGCTCGCTGG GACTCTCTGTCTCCCGACCCCGCGTGGTCCTCCAGCTTGAGTGTGGCGAGGAGCCCTGGGTTCTCAGTGGGACAGACGTGACCCTGGCCAGGACTGCCCAGAGGAGGCCGAGCCCTG CTTCCCACCCAGCCGACTCCTTGCCCCATCAGCCTCTGCTGGAGGCTCCGGCTTTGGCTGCCCTTGAAGGGGAGCTCCAAGGGCCACCCCCAGGCCGTGGTGAGACCtgctcagccagtctgtgtggcCTCAGACGCTGCCCATCTTCCCTCACCACCTCATCTGTGGGGCCATTTGTTCACGTGTTCATCGTTGAGCGCTTGCCGTGGCCGGTCCCGTTCGcggcactggggacacagcctTGCCAGATCGCTCCTGGTCCTGCCTTTGTGGGGTTGACCTTGCTAGGGGAGAGGCAGTCAGGAAGCGGAGTTG GTTCCCCTCATCTGGCAGAGGACAGAGATGTTTCTGGAGAAGCAGCATTGCCGGGGGCCTTCCGGGACGGCCTCTCTCTGGCACCGACTAGGGTTCTCCCCAGCGCTGGTGCCTCTGAGCGCCGGAAAAGCCTGGAGGGTCGGCGCGGTGCGTCCCCCTCTCGGGAGAGGAAACCCACAGGGGTGTCTGTGATCTACTGGGAAAGCGGCGAGGCCAGCGTCAGCCTGAGGCTGACCTCTTCCCTGCGGGCCCCACCCGGGGAGAAGGCCCTCGCAGACCACCCTACGCCAGGCAAGCAGCCGAGGGCGTCAGAGCGGCAGAAGCCGTACGCCCGCGAGGCCCCGGGGAAAGCGTTCCCGGCCGCCCCCGAGGCTCAGGGGGGCCGAGGAATGGGTGCGGCTTGGCGCGAGCCTCAGAGACTGCTCGATGTCCCAGAGCCCCCGGCCTGGGCCGAACTGGGCGAGGCCCTGCACACCGGCCCCGGCCTCCTCTCTGGGGAGAAGCCCTTCGAGTGCAGGGCGTGCAGCAAAGTGTTCGTGAAGAGCTCGGACTTGCTGAAGCACCTGCGCACCCACACCGGGGAGCGGCCGTACGAGTGCGCGCAGTGCGGCAAGGCCTTCAGCCAGACGTCGCACCTGACGCAGCACCAGCGCATCCACAGCGGAGAGACGCCCTACACCTGCCCGGCCTGCGGCCAGGCCTTCCGGCACAGCTCCTCGCTGGTGAGGCACCAGCGCATCCACACGGCCGAGAAGGCCTTCCGCTGTGCCGAGTGCGGCAAGGCCTTCAGCCACCGCTCCAACCTCAGCCAGCACCGCAAGATCCACGCCGGGGGCCGGCCCTACGCGTGCGCGCGCTGTGGCCGCAGCTTCTGCCGCAACGCGCACCTGATCCAGCACGAGCGCACGCACACGGGCGAGAAGCCCTTCGCCTGCGCGCTCTGCGGGGCCGCCTTCAGCCAGGGCTCGTCGCTCTTCAAGCACCGGCGCGTGCACACCGGCGAGAAGCCCTTCGCCTGCGCGCAGTGCGGCCGCGCCTTCAGCCACAGCTCCAACCTCAGGCAGCACCGGCTGCTGCACACGGGAGAGCGGCCTTTCCGTTGCTCGGACTGCGGCAAGGCCTTCGCCAAGGGCGCCGTGCTGCTCAGCCACCGACGCATCCACACGGGCGAGAAGCCCTTCGTGTGCGCGCAGTGCGGCCGCGCCTTCCGCGAGCGCCCGGCCCTCTTCCACCACCAGAGGCTCCACaccggtgagaagcccgcgcggcGGCCCCGGGCCGGCCCGCTCCCCCAGGCCAGGCCTCCTTCGGGGGCATCGTCTGAAGGCACACTGGGGAGGGAAGCCGGGCCCACTGCCGCCTCGGGCCCAGCCACGGTTCCGAAGACGGCTGACCCTTGA
- the ZNF324 gene encoding zinc finger protein 324A isoform X4: MAFEDVAVYFSREEWALLDAAQRALYRRVMLENFTLLSSLGLSVSRPRVVLQLECGEEPWVLSGTDVTLARTAQRRPSPASHPADSLPHQPLLEAPALAALEGELQGPPPGRGETCSASLCGLRRCPSSLTTSSVGPFVHVFIVERLPWPVPFAALGTQPCQIAPGPAFVGLTLLGERQSGSGVGSPHLAEDRDVSGEAALPGAFRDGLSLAPTRVLPSAGASERRKSLEGRRGASPSRERKPTGVSVIYWESGEASVSLRLTSSLRAPPGEKALADHPTPGKQPRASERQKPYAREAPGKAFPAAPEAQGGRGMGAAWREPQRLLDVPEPPAWAELGEALHTGPGLLSGEKPFECRACSKVFVKSSDLLKHLRTHTGERPYECAQCGKAFSQTSHLTQHQRIHSGETPYTCPACGQAFRHSSSLVRHQRIHTAEKAFRCAECGKAFSHRSNLSQHRKIHAGGRPYACARCGRSFCRNAHLIQHERTHTGEKPFACALCGAAFSQGSSLFKHRRVHTGEKPFACAQCGRAFSHSSNLRQHRLLHTGERPFRCSDCGKAFAKGAVLLSHRRIHTGEKPFVCAQCGRAFRERPALFHHQRLHTGEKPARRPRAGPLPQARPPSGASSEGTLGREAGPTAASGPATVPKTADP, translated from the exons ATGGCCTTTGAAGACGTGGCTGTGTACTTCTCCCGGGAGGAGTGGGCGCTCCTGGATGCAGCCCAGAGGGCTCTGTACCGCCGCGTGATGCTGGAGAACTTCACCCTCCTGAGCTCGCTGG GACTCTCTGTCTCCCGACCCCGCGTGGTCCTCCAGCTTGAGTGTGGCGAGGAGCCCTGGGTTCTCAGTGGGACAGACGTGACCCTGGCCAGGACTGCCCAGAGGAGGCCGAGCCCTG CTTCCCACCCAGCCGACTCCTTGCCCCATCAGCCTCTGCTGGAGGCTCCGGCTTTGGCTGCCCTTGAAGGGGAGCTCCAAGGGCCACCCCCAGGCCGTGGTGAGACCtgctcagccagtctgtgtggcCTCAGACGCTGCCCATCTTCCCTCACCACCTCATCTGTGGGGCCATTTGTTCACGTGTTCATCGTTGAGCGCTTGCCGTGGCCGGTCCCGTTCGcggcactggggacacagcctTGCCAGATCGCTCCTGGTCCTGCCTTTGTGGGGTTGACCTTGCTAGGGGAGAGGCAGTCAGGAAGCGGAGTTG GTTCCCCTCATCTGGCAGAGGACAGAGATGTTTCTGGAGAAGCAGCATTGCCGGGGGCCTTCCGGGACGGCCTCTCTCTGGCACCGACTAGGGTTCTCCCCAGCGCTGGTGCCTCTGAGCGCCGGAAAAGCCTGGAGGGTCGGCGCGGTGCGTCCCCCTCTCGGGAGAGGAAACCCACAGGGGTGTCTGTGATCTACTGGGAAAGCGGCGAGGCCAGCGTCAGCCTGAGGCTGACCTCTTCCCTGCGGGCCCCACCCGGGGAGAAGGCCCTCGCAGACCACCCTACGCCAGGCAAGCAGCCGAGGGCGTCAGAGCGGCAGAAGCCGTACGCCCGCGAGGCCCCGGGGAAAGCGTTCCCGGCCGCCCCCGAGGCTCAGGGGGGCCGAGGAATGGGTGCGGCTTGGCGCGAGCCTCAGAGACTGCTCGATGTCCCAGAGCCCCCGGCCTGGGCCGAACTGGGCGAGGCCCTGCACACCGGCCCCGGCCTCCTCTCTGGGGAGAAGCCCTTCGAGTGCAGGGCGTGCAGCAAAGTGTTCGTGAAGAGCTCGGACTTGCTGAAGCACCTGCGCACCCACACCGGGGAGCGGCCGTACGAGTGCGCGCAGTGCGGCAAGGCCTTCAGCCAGACGTCGCACCTGACGCAGCACCAGCGCATCCACAGCGGAGAGACGCCCTACACCTGCCCGGCCTGCGGCCAGGCCTTCCGGCACAGCTCCTCGCTGGTGAGGCACCAGCGCATCCACACGGCCGAGAAGGCCTTCCGCTGTGCCGAGTGCGGCAAGGCCTTCAGCCACCGCTCCAACCTCAGCCAGCACCGCAAGATCCACGCCGGGGGCCGGCCCTACGCGTGCGCGCGCTGTGGCCGCAGCTTCTGCCGCAACGCGCACCTGATCCAGCACGAGCGCACGCACACGGGCGAGAAGCCCTTCGCCTGCGCGCTCTGCGGGGCCGCCTTCAGCCAGGGCTCGTCGCTCTTCAAGCACCGGCGCGTGCACACCGGCGAGAAGCCCTTCGCCTGCGCGCAGTGCGGCCGCGCCTTCAGCCACAGCTCCAACCTCAGGCAGCACCGGCTGCTGCACACGGGAGAGCGGCCTTTCCGTTGCTCGGACTGCGGCAAGGCCTTCGCCAAGGGCGCCGTGCTGCTCAGCCACCGACGCATCCACACGGGCGAGAAGCCCTTCGTGTGCGCGCAGTGCGGCCGCGCCTTCCGCGAGCGCCCGGCCCTCTTCCACCACCAGAGGCTCCACaccggtgagaagcccgcgcggcGGCCCCGGGCCGGCCCGCTCCCCCAGGCCAGGCCTCCTTCGGGGGCATCGTCTGAAGGCACACTGGGGAGGGAAGCCGGGCCCACTGCCGCCTCGGGCCCAGCCACGGTTCCGAAGACGGCTGACCCTTGA
- the ZNF324 gene encoding zinc finger protein 324A isoform X1, with amino-acid sequence MAAAQTDPAQALLSRPVGSARVGSPLLAAKRILGATPVATGGDQPVLQVQRAALKCQGLMAFEDVAVYFSREEWALLDAAQRALYRRVMLENFTLLSSLGLSVSRPRVVLQLECGEEPWVLSGTDVTLARTAQRRPSPASHPADSLPHQPLLEAPALAALEGELQGPPPGRGETCSASLCGLRRCPSSLTTSSVGPFVHVFIVERLPWPVPFAALGTQPCQIAPGPAFVGLTLLGERQSGSGVGSPHLAEDRDVSGEAALPGAFRDGLSLAPTRVLPSAGASERRKSLEGRRGASPSRERKPTGVSVIYWESGEASVSLRLTSSLRAPPGEKALADHPTPGKQPRASERQKPYAREAPGKAFPAAPEAQGGRGMGAAWREPQRLLDVPEPPAWAELGEALHTGPGLLSGEKPFECRACSKVFVKSSDLLKHLRTHTGERPYECAQCGKAFSQTSHLTQHQRIHSGETPYTCPACGQAFRHSSSLVRHQRIHTAEKAFRCAECGKAFSHRSNLSQHRKIHAGGRPYACARCGRSFCRNAHLIQHERTHTGEKPFACALCGAAFSQGSSLFKHRRVHTGEKPFACAQCGRAFSHSSNLRQHRLLHTGERPFRCSDCGKAFAKGAVLLSHRRIHTGEKPFVCAQCGRAFRERPALFHHQRLHTGEKPARRPRAGPLPQARPPSGASSEGTLGREAGPTAASGPATVPKTADP; translated from the exons ATGGCGGCGGCGCAGACAGACCCGGCGCAG GCCCTGCTGTCCCGGCCGGTTGGGAGTGCACGCGTGGGATCCCCACTTCTAGCAGCTAAGCGG ATCCTCGGGGCCACCCCTGTGGCAACTGGAGGGGATCAGCCAGTCCTTCAGGTTCAAAGAGCAGCCTTGAAATGTCAG GGCCTGATGGCCTTTGAAGACGTGGCTGTGTACTTCTCCCGGGAGGAGTGGGCGCTCCTGGATGCAGCCCAGAGGGCTCTGTACCGCCGCGTGATGCTGGAGAACTTCACCCTCCTGAGCTCGCTGG GACTCTCTGTCTCCCGACCCCGCGTGGTCCTCCAGCTTGAGTGTGGCGAGGAGCCCTGGGTTCTCAGTGGGACAGACGTGACCCTGGCCAGGACTGCCCAGAGGAGGCCGAGCCCTG CTTCCCACCCAGCCGACTCCTTGCCCCATCAGCCTCTGCTGGAGGCTCCGGCTTTGGCTGCCCTTGAAGGGGAGCTCCAAGGGCCACCCCCAGGCCGTGGTGAGACCtgctcagccagtctgtgtggcCTCAGACGCTGCCCATCTTCCCTCACCACCTCATCTGTGGGGCCATTTGTTCACGTGTTCATCGTTGAGCGCTTGCCGTGGCCGGTCCCGTTCGcggcactggggacacagcctTGCCAGATCGCTCCTGGTCCTGCCTTTGTGGGGTTGACCTTGCTAGGGGAGAGGCAGTCAGGAAGCGGAGTTG GTTCCCCTCATCTGGCAGAGGACAGAGATGTTTCTGGAGAAGCAGCATTGCCGGGGGCCTTCCGGGACGGCCTCTCTCTGGCACCGACTAGGGTTCTCCCCAGCGCTGGTGCCTCTGAGCGCCGGAAAAGCCTGGAGGGTCGGCGCGGTGCGTCCCCCTCTCGGGAGAGGAAACCCACAGGGGTGTCTGTGATCTACTGGGAAAGCGGCGAGGCCAGCGTCAGCCTGAGGCTGACCTCTTCCCTGCGGGCCCCACCCGGGGAGAAGGCCCTCGCAGACCACCCTACGCCAGGCAAGCAGCCGAGGGCGTCAGAGCGGCAGAAGCCGTACGCCCGCGAGGCCCCGGGGAAAGCGTTCCCGGCCGCCCCCGAGGCTCAGGGGGGCCGAGGAATGGGTGCGGCTTGGCGCGAGCCTCAGAGACTGCTCGATGTCCCAGAGCCCCCGGCCTGGGCCGAACTGGGCGAGGCCCTGCACACCGGCCCCGGCCTCCTCTCTGGGGAGAAGCCCTTCGAGTGCAGGGCGTGCAGCAAAGTGTTCGTGAAGAGCTCGGACTTGCTGAAGCACCTGCGCACCCACACCGGGGAGCGGCCGTACGAGTGCGCGCAGTGCGGCAAGGCCTTCAGCCAGACGTCGCACCTGACGCAGCACCAGCGCATCCACAGCGGAGAGACGCCCTACACCTGCCCGGCCTGCGGCCAGGCCTTCCGGCACAGCTCCTCGCTGGTGAGGCACCAGCGCATCCACACGGCCGAGAAGGCCTTCCGCTGTGCCGAGTGCGGCAAGGCCTTCAGCCACCGCTCCAACCTCAGCCAGCACCGCAAGATCCACGCCGGGGGCCGGCCCTACGCGTGCGCGCGCTGTGGCCGCAGCTTCTGCCGCAACGCGCACCTGATCCAGCACGAGCGCACGCACACGGGCGAGAAGCCCTTCGCCTGCGCGCTCTGCGGGGCCGCCTTCAGCCAGGGCTCGTCGCTCTTCAAGCACCGGCGCGTGCACACCGGCGAGAAGCCCTTCGCCTGCGCGCAGTGCGGCCGCGCCTTCAGCCACAGCTCCAACCTCAGGCAGCACCGGCTGCTGCACACGGGAGAGCGGCCTTTCCGTTGCTCGGACTGCGGCAAGGCCTTCGCCAAGGGCGCCGTGCTGCTCAGCCACCGACGCATCCACACGGGCGAGAAGCCCTTCGTGTGCGCGCAGTGCGGCCGCGCCTTCCGCGAGCGCCCGGCCCTCTTCCACCACCAGAGGCTCCACaccggtgagaagcccgcgcggcGGCCCCGGGCCGGCCCGCTCCCCCAGGCCAGGCCTCCTTCGGGGGCATCGTCTGAAGGCACACTGGGGAGGGAAGCCGGGCCCACTGCCGCCTCGGGCCCAGCCACGGTTCCGAAGACGGCTGACCCTTGA
- the ZNF324 gene encoding zinc finger protein 324A isoform X3 — translation MAAAQTDPAQGLMAFEDVAVYFSREEWALLDAAQRALYRRVMLENFTLLSSLGLSVSRPRVVLQLECGEEPWVLSGTDVTLARTAQRRPSPASHPADSLPHQPLLEAPALAALEGELQGPPPGRGETCSASLCGLRRCPSSLTTSSVGPFVHVFIVERLPWPVPFAALGTQPCQIAPGPAFVGLTLLGERQSGSGVGSPHLAEDRDVSGEAALPGAFRDGLSLAPTRVLPSAGASERRKSLEGRRGASPSRERKPTGVSVIYWESGEASVSLRLTSSLRAPPGEKALADHPTPGKQPRASERQKPYAREAPGKAFPAAPEAQGGRGMGAAWREPQRLLDVPEPPAWAELGEALHTGPGLLSGEKPFECRACSKVFVKSSDLLKHLRTHTGERPYECAQCGKAFSQTSHLTQHQRIHSGETPYTCPACGQAFRHSSSLVRHQRIHTAEKAFRCAECGKAFSHRSNLSQHRKIHAGGRPYACARCGRSFCRNAHLIQHERTHTGEKPFACALCGAAFSQGSSLFKHRRVHTGEKPFACAQCGRAFSHSSNLRQHRLLHTGERPFRCSDCGKAFAKGAVLLSHRRIHTGEKPFVCAQCGRAFRERPALFHHQRLHTGEKPARRPRAGPLPQARPPSGASSEGTLGREAGPTAASGPATVPKTADP, via the exons ATGGCGGCGGCGCAGACAGACCCGGCGCAG GGCCTGATGGCCTTTGAAGACGTGGCTGTGTACTTCTCCCGGGAGGAGTGGGCGCTCCTGGATGCAGCCCAGAGGGCTCTGTACCGCCGCGTGATGCTGGAGAACTTCACCCTCCTGAGCTCGCTGG GACTCTCTGTCTCCCGACCCCGCGTGGTCCTCCAGCTTGAGTGTGGCGAGGAGCCCTGGGTTCTCAGTGGGACAGACGTGACCCTGGCCAGGACTGCCCAGAGGAGGCCGAGCCCTG CTTCCCACCCAGCCGACTCCTTGCCCCATCAGCCTCTGCTGGAGGCTCCGGCTTTGGCTGCCCTTGAAGGGGAGCTCCAAGGGCCACCCCCAGGCCGTGGTGAGACCtgctcagccagtctgtgtggcCTCAGACGCTGCCCATCTTCCCTCACCACCTCATCTGTGGGGCCATTTGTTCACGTGTTCATCGTTGAGCGCTTGCCGTGGCCGGTCCCGTTCGcggcactggggacacagcctTGCCAGATCGCTCCTGGTCCTGCCTTTGTGGGGTTGACCTTGCTAGGGGAGAGGCAGTCAGGAAGCGGAGTTG GTTCCCCTCATCTGGCAGAGGACAGAGATGTTTCTGGAGAAGCAGCATTGCCGGGGGCCTTCCGGGACGGCCTCTCTCTGGCACCGACTAGGGTTCTCCCCAGCGCTGGTGCCTCTGAGCGCCGGAAAAGCCTGGAGGGTCGGCGCGGTGCGTCCCCCTCTCGGGAGAGGAAACCCACAGGGGTGTCTGTGATCTACTGGGAAAGCGGCGAGGCCAGCGTCAGCCTGAGGCTGACCTCTTCCCTGCGGGCCCCACCCGGGGAGAAGGCCCTCGCAGACCACCCTACGCCAGGCAAGCAGCCGAGGGCGTCAGAGCGGCAGAAGCCGTACGCCCGCGAGGCCCCGGGGAAAGCGTTCCCGGCCGCCCCCGAGGCTCAGGGGGGCCGAGGAATGGGTGCGGCTTGGCGCGAGCCTCAGAGACTGCTCGATGTCCCAGAGCCCCCGGCCTGGGCCGAACTGGGCGAGGCCCTGCACACCGGCCCCGGCCTCCTCTCTGGGGAGAAGCCCTTCGAGTGCAGGGCGTGCAGCAAAGTGTTCGTGAAGAGCTCGGACTTGCTGAAGCACCTGCGCACCCACACCGGGGAGCGGCCGTACGAGTGCGCGCAGTGCGGCAAGGCCTTCAGCCAGACGTCGCACCTGACGCAGCACCAGCGCATCCACAGCGGAGAGACGCCCTACACCTGCCCGGCCTGCGGCCAGGCCTTCCGGCACAGCTCCTCGCTGGTGAGGCACCAGCGCATCCACACGGCCGAGAAGGCCTTCCGCTGTGCCGAGTGCGGCAAGGCCTTCAGCCACCGCTCCAACCTCAGCCAGCACCGCAAGATCCACGCCGGGGGCCGGCCCTACGCGTGCGCGCGCTGTGGCCGCAGCTTCTGCCGCAACGCGCACCTGATCCAGCACGAGCGCACGCACACGGGCGAGAAGCCCTTCGCCTGCGCGCTCTGCGGGGCCGCCTTCAGCCAGGGCTCGTCGCTCTTCAAGCACCGGCGCGTGCACACCGGCGAGAAGCCCTTCGCCTGCGCGCAGTGCGGCCGCGCCTTCAGCCACAGCTCCAACCTCAGGCAGCACCGGCTGCTGCACACGGGAGAGCGGCCTTTCCGTTGCTCGGACTGCGGCAAGGCCTTCGCCAAGGGCGCCGTGCTGCTCAGCCACCGACGCATCCACACGGGCGAGAAGCCCTTCGTGTGCGCGCAGTGCGGCCGCGCCTTCCGCGAGCGCCCGGCCCTCTTCCACCACCAGAGGCTCCACaccggtgagaagcccgcgcggcGGCCCCGGGCCGGCCCGCTCCCCCAGGCCAGGCCTCCTTCGGGGGCATCGTCTGAAGGCACACTGGGGAGGGAAGCCGGGCCCACTGCCGCCTCGGGCCCAGCCACGGTTCCGAAGACGGCTGACCCTTGA
- the ZNF324 gene encoding zinc finger protein 324A isoform X6 — protein sequence MAAAQTDPAQALLSRPVGSARVGSPLLAAKRGLMAFEDVAVYFSREEWALLDAAQRALYRRVMLENFTLLSSLGLSVSRPRVVLQLECGEEPWVLSGTDVTLARTAQRRPSPGSPHLAEDRDVSGEAALPGAFRDGLSLAPTRVLPSAGASERRKSLEGRRGASPSRERKPTGVSVIYWESGEASVSLRLTSSLRAPPGEKALADHPTPGKQPRASERQKPYAREAPGKAFPAAPEAQGGRGMGAAWREPQRLLDVPEPPAWAELGEALHTGPGLLSGEKPFECRACSKVFVKSSDLLKHLRTHTGERPYECAQCGKAFSQTSHLTQHQRIHSGETPYTCPACGQAFRHSSSLVRHQRIHTAEKAFRCAECGKAFSHRSNLSQHRKIHAGGRPYACARCGRSFCRNAHLIQHERTHTGEKPFACALCGAAFSQGSSLFKHRRVHTGEKPFACAQCGRAFSHSSNLRQHRLLHTGERPFRCSDCGKAFAKGAVLLSHRRIHTGEKPFVCAQCGRAFRERPALFHHQRLHTGEKPARRPRAGPLPQARPPSGASSEGTLGREAGPTAASGPATVPKTADP from the exons ATGGCGGCGGCGCAGACAGACCCGGCGCAG GCCCTGCTGTCCCGGCCGGTTGGGAGTGCACGCGTGGGATCCCCACTTCTAGCAGCTAAGCGG GGCCTGATGGCCTTTGAAGACGTGGCTGTGTACTTCTCCCGGGAGGAGTGGGCGCTCCTGGATGCAGCCCAGAGGGCTCTGTACCGCCGCGTGATGCTGGAGAACTTCACCCTCCTGAGCTCGCTGG GACTCTCTGTCTCCCGACCCCGCGTGGTCCTCCAGCTTGAGTGTGGCGAGGAGCCCTGGGTTCTCAGTGGGACAGACGTGACCCTGGCCAGGACTGCCCAGAGGAGGCCGAGCCCTG GTTCCCCTCATCTGGCAGAGGACAGAGATGTTTCTGGAGAAGCAGCATTGCCGGGGGCCTTCCGGGACGGCCTCTCTCTGGCACCGACTAGGGTTCTCCCCAGCGCTGGTGCCTCTGAGCGCCGGAAAAGCCTGGAGGGTCGGCGCGGTGCGTCCCCCTCTCGGGAGAGGAAACCCACAGGGGTGTCTGTGATCTACTGGGAAAGCGGCGAGGCCAGCGTCAGCCTGAGGCTGACCTCTTCCCTGCGGGCCCCACCCGGGGAGAAGGCCCTCGCAGACCACCCTACGCCAGGCAAGCAGCCGAGGGCGTCAGAGCGGCAGAAGCCGTACGCCCGCGAGGCCCCGGGGAAAGCGTTCCCGGCCGCCCCCGAGGCTCAGGGGGGCCGAGGAATGGGTGCGGCTTGGCGCGAGCCTCAGAGACTGCTCGATGTCCCAGAGCCCCCGGCCTGGGCCGAACTGGGCGAGGCCCTGCACACCGGCCCCGGCCTCCTCTCTGGGGAGAAGCCCTTCGAGTGCAGGGCGTGCAGCAAAGTGTTCGTGAAGAGCTCGGACTTGCTGAAGCACCTGCGCACCCACACCGGGGAGCGGCCGTACGAGTGCGCGCAGTGCGGCAAGGCCTTCAGCCAGACGTCGCACCTGACGCAGCACCAGCGCATCCACAGCGGAGAGACGCCCTACACCTGCCCGGCCTGCGGCCAGGCCTTCCGGCACAGCTCCTCGCTGGTGAGGCACCAGCGCATCCACACGGCCGAGAAGGCCTTCCGCTGTGCCGAGTGCGGCAAGGCCTTCAGCCACCGCTCCAACCTCAGCCAGCACCGCAAGATCCACGCCGGGGGCCGGCCCTACGCGTGCGCGCGCTGTGGCCGCAGCTTCTGCCGCAACGCGCACCTGATCCAGCACGAGCGCACGCACACGGGCGAGAAGCCCTTCGCCTGCGCGCTCTGCGGGGCCGCCTTCAGCCAGGGCTCGTCGCTCTTCAAGCACCGGCGCGTGCACACCGGCGAGAAGCCCTTCGCCTGCGCGCAGTGCGGCCGCGCCTTCAGCCACAGCTCCAACCTCAGGCAGCACCGGCTGCTGCACACGGGAGAGCGGCCTTTCCGTTGCTCGGACTGCGGCAAGGCCTTCGCCAAGGGCGCCGTGCTGCTCAGCCACCGACGCATCCACACGGGCGAGAAGCCCTTCGTGTGCGCGCAGTGCGGCCGCGCCTTCCGCGAGCGCCCGGCCCTCTTCCACCACCAGAGGCTCCACaccggtgagaagcccgcgcggcGGCCCCGGGCCGGCCCGCTCCCCCAGGCCAGGCCTCCTTCGGGGGCATCGTCTGAAGGCACACTGGGGAGGGAAGCCGGGCCCACTGCCGCCTCGGGCCCAGCCACGGTTCCGAAGACGGCTGACCCTTGA